In Oxyura jamaicensis isolate SHBP4307 breed ruddy duck chromosome 33, BPBGC_Ojam_1.0, whole genome shotgun sequence, the following are encoded in one genomic region:
- the SLC11A2 gene encoding natural resistance-associated macrophage protein 2 isoform X1, translating to MGTPDTDPRTPDEDGSGDGISTVSGSRNPLQPLDASSEEPFTTYFDSKIPIPEDEAHSCFSFRKLWAFTGPGFLMSIAYLDPGNIESDLQSGAVAGFKLLWVLLLATVIGLLLQRLAARLGVVTGLHLAEVCHRQYQKVPRIILWLMVELVIIGSDMQEVIGSAIAINLLSMGKIPLWGGVLITIADTFVFLFLDKYGLRKLEAFFGLLITIMALTFGYEYITVKPDQKKLLKGLFVPYCQNCGTPQLLQAVGIVGAVIMPHNMYLHSALVKSRQVNRANKKEVQEANKYFFIESCIALFVSFIINVFVVTVFAEAFFNKTNADVHEVCANTSSPLSSLFPNNNETLEVDIYKGGVVLGCYFGPAALYIWAIGILAAGQSSTMTGTYSGQFVMEGFLNLRWSRFARVLLTRSIAITPTLFVAIFQDVEHLTGMNDFLNVLMSLQLPFALIPVLTFTSLPSVMNDFANGLFWKIGGGVVILLICSINMYFVVAYVRTLNHLGVYIAAALLSVAYLSFVTYLTWLCLIALGVSFLACGKTQQLGFAMRPELFLLNNVDADSVVAR from the exons atGGGGACCCCCGACACGGACCCGAGGACGCCCGACG AAGACGGCTCCGGGGACGGCATCAGCACCGTCTCTGGCAGCAGGAAccctctgcagcccctggaCGCCTCCTCGGAGGAGCCCTTCACCACCTACTTCGACAGCAAAATCCCCATCCCCGAGGATGAGGCG CACTCGTGCTTCAGCTTCCGCAAGCTCTGGGCTTTCACCGGGCCGGGCTTCCTGATGAGTATCGCCTACCTGGACCCGGGCAACATCGAGTCGGATTTGCAGTCTGGGGCCGTCGCAGGATTTAAG ctgctgtgggtgctgctgctggcgaCGGTGATcgggctgctcctgcagcggCTGGCCGCGCGCCTCGGCGTGGTGACGGGGCTGCATCTCGCCGAGGTCTGCCACCGGCAGTACCAGAAG GTTCCGCGGATCATCCTGTGGCTCATGGTCGAGCTCGTCATCATCGGCTCCGACATGCAAGAAGTCATCGGCTCGGCGATTGCCATCAACCTCCTGTCCATGGGGAA GATCCCGCTGTGGGGCGGCGTGCTCATCACCATCGCTGACACCTTTGTGTTCCTCTTCCTGGACAAATACG GTTTGCGGAAGCTGGAGGCGTTCTTTGGCCTTCTGATCACCATCATGGCGCTGACGTTCGGATACGAG TACATCACAGTGAAACCCGACCAGAAGAAGCTGCTGAAGGGGCTCTTCGTCCCCTACTGCCAGAACTGCGGCACGCCGCAGCTGCTGCAAGCCGTGGGCATCGTGGGCGCCGTCATCATGCCCCACAACATGTACCTGCACTCTGCCCTGGTCAAG TCCCGGCAAGTGAACCGTGCAAACAAGAAGGAGGTCCAGGAGGCTAACAAGTACTTCTTCATCGAGTCCTGCATAGCCCTCTTTGTCTCCTTCATCATCAACGTCTTCGTGGTGACCGTCTTTGCCGAGGCTTTCTTTAACAAGACGAATGCGGATGTG CACGAGGTCTGCGCCAACACCAGCAGCCCCCTGTCCTCCCTCTTCCCCAACAACAACGAGACGCTGGAGGTGGACATCTACAAAGGG GGCGTCGTTTTGGGCTGTTACTTCGGCCCCGCCGCTCTCTATATCTGGGCAATCGGGATCCTCGCTGCAGGCCAGAGCTCAACCATGACGGGGACGTACTCGGGCCAGTTTGTCATGGAG ggcttccTCAATCTGCGCTGGTCCCGCTTCGCCCGGGTGCTGCTGACCCGCTCCATCGCCATCACCCCCACCCTCTTCGTGGCCATCTTTCAGGATGTCGAGCACCTGACGGGCATGAACGACTTCTTAAACGTCCTCATGAGCCTCCAG CTTCCTTTCGCTTTGATCCCGGTCCTGACGTTCACCAGCCTGCCCAGTGTCATGAATGACTTTGCCAATGGACT GTTCTGGAAGATCGGCGGCGGAGTGGTGATCCTTCTCATCTGCAGCATCAACATGTACTTCGTGGTGGCCTACGTCAGGACTCTGAACCATCTGGGTGTGTACATCGCGGCGGCGCTTCTCAGCGTGGCCTACCTGTCCTTCGTCACCTATTTG ACCTGGCTGTGCCTGATCGCTCTGGGCGTCTCCTTCCTGGCCTGCGGGAAAACG cagcagctgggcttcGCCATGCGCCCCGAGCTCTTCCTCCTCAACAACGTCGACGCGGACTCGGTCGTGGCTCGATGA
- the SLC11A2 gene encoding natural resistance-associated macrophage protein 2 isoform X2 produces MGTPDTDPRTPDEDGSGDGISTVSGSRNPLQPLDASSEEPFTTYFDSKIPIPEDEAHSCFSFRKLWAFTGPGFLMSIAYLDPGNIESDLQSGAVAGFKLLWVLLLATVIGLLLQRLAARLGVVTGLHLAEVCHRQYQKVPRIILWLMVELVIIGSDMQEVIGSAIAINLLSMGKIPLWGGVLITIADTFVFLFLDKYGLRKLEAFFGLLITIMALTFGYEYITVKPDQKKLLKGLFVPYCQNCGTPQLLQAVGIVGAVIMPHNMYLHSALVKSRQVNRANKKEVQEANKYFFIESCIALFVSFIINVFVVTVFAEAFFNKTNADVHEVCANTSSPLSSLFPNNNETLEVDIYKGGVVLGCYFGPAALYIWAIGILAAGQSSTMTGTYSGQFVMEGFLNLRWSRFARVLLTRSIAITPTLFVAIFQDVEHLTGMNDFLNVLMSLQLPFALIPVLTFTSLPSVMNDFANGLFWKIGGGVVILLICSINMYFVVAYVRTLNHLGVYIAAALLSVAYLSFVTYLTWLCLIALGVSFLACGKTQLGFAMRPELFLLNNVDADSVVAR; encoded by the exons atGGGGACCCCCGACACGGACCCGAGGACGCCCGACG AAGACGGCTCCGGGGACGGCATCAGCACCGTCTCTGGCAGCAGGAAccctctgcagcccctggaCGCCTCCTCGGAGGAGCCCTTCACCACCTACTTCGACAGCAAAATCCCCATCCCCGAGGATGAGGCG CACTCGTGCTTCAGCTTCCGCAAGCTCTGGGCTTTCACCGGGCCGGGCTTCCTGATGAGTATCGCCTACCTGGACCCGGGCAACATCGAGTCGGATTTGCAGTCTGGGGCCGTCGCAGGATTTAAG ctgctgtgggtgctgctgctggcgaCGGTGATcgggctgctcctgcagcggCTGGCCGCGCGCCTCGGCGTGGTGACGGGGCTGCATCTCGCCGAGGTCTGCCACCGGCAGTACCAGAAG GTTCCGCGGATCATCCTGTGGCTCATGGTCGAGCTCGTCATCATCGGCTCCGACATGCAAGAAGTCATCGGCTCGGCGATTGCCATCAACCTCCTGTCCATGGGGAA GATCCCGCTGTGGGGCGGCGTGCTCATCACCATCGCTGACACCTTTGTGTTCCTCTTCCTGGACAAATACG GTTTGCGGAAGCTGGAGGCGTTCTTTGGCCTTCTGATCACCATCATGGCGCTGACGTTCGGATACGAG TACATCACAGTGAAACCCGACCAGAAGAAGCTGCTGAAGGGGCTCTTCGTCCCCTACTGCCAGAACTGCGGCACGCCGCAGCTGCTGCAAGCCGTGGGCATCGTGGGCGCCGTCATCATGCCCCACAACATGTACCTGCACTCTGCCCTGGTCAAG TCCCGGCAAGTGAACCGTGCAAACAAGAAGGAGGTCCAGGAGGCTAACAAGTACTTCTTCATCGAGTCCTGCATAGCCCTCTTTGTCTCCTTCATCATCAACGTCTTCGTGGTGACCGTCTTTGCCGAGGCTTTCTTTAACAAGACGAATGCGGATGTG CACGAGGTCTGCGCCAACACCAGCAGCCCCCTGTCCTCCCTCTTCCCCAACAACAACGAGACGCTGGAGGTGGACATCTACAAAGGG GGCGTCGTTTTGGGCTGTTACTTCGGCCCCGCCGCTCTCTATATCTGGGCAATCGGGATCCTCGCTGCAGGCCAGAGCTCAACCATGACGGGGACGTACTCGGGCCAGTTTGTCATGGAG ggcttccTCAATCTGCGCTGGTCCCGCTTCGCCCGGGTGCTGCTGACCCGCTCCATCGCCATCACCCCCACCCTCTTCGTGGCCATCTTTCAGGATGTCGAGCACCTGACGGGCATGAACGACTTCTTAAACGTCCTCATGAGCCTCCAG CTTCCTTTCGCTTTGATCCCGGTCCTGACGTTCACCAGCCTGCCCAGTGTCATGAATGACTTTGCCAATGGACT GTTCTGGAAGATCGGCGGCGGAGTGGTGATCCTTCTCATCTGCAGCATCAACATGTACTTCGTGGTGGCCTACGTCAGGACTCTGAACCATCTGGGTGTGTACATCGCGGCGGCGCTTCTCAGCGTGGCCTACCTGTCCTTCGTCACCTATTTG ACCTGGCTGTGCCTGATCGCTCTGGGCGTCTCCTTCCTGGCCTGCGGGAAAACG cagctgggcttcGCCATGCGCCCCGAGCTCTTCCTCCTCAACAACGTCGACGCGGACTCGGTCGTGGCTCGATGA
- the SLC11A2 gene encoding natural resistance-associated macrophage protein 2 isoform X3, translating to MPRTESRKDGSGDGISTVSGSRNPLQPLDASSEEPFTTYFDSKIPIPEDEAHSCFSFRKLWAFTGPGFLMSIAYLDPGNIESDLQSGAVAGFKLLWVLLLATVIGLLLQRLAARLGVVTGLHLAEVCHRQYQKVPRIILWLMVELVIIGSDMQEVIGSAIAINLLSMGKIPLWGGVLITIADTFVFLFLDKYGLRKLEAFFGLLITIMALTFGYEYITVKPDQKKLLKGLFVPYCQNCGTPQLLQAVGIVGAVIMPHNMYLHSALVKSRQVNRANKKEVQEANKYFFIESCIALFVSFIINVFVVTVFAEAFFNKTNADVHEVCANTSSPLSSLFPNNNETLEVDIYKGGVVLGCYFGPAALYIWAIGILAAGQSSTMTGTYSGQFVMEGFLNLRWSRFARVLLTRSIAITPTLFVAIFQDVEHLTGMNDFLNVLMSLQLPFALIPVLTFTSLPSVMNDFANGLFWKIGGGVVILLICSINMYFVVAYVRTLNHLGVYIAAALLSVAYLSFVTYLTWLCLIALGVSFLACGKTQQLGFAMRPELFLLNNVDADSVVAR from the exons ATGCCACGGACCGAGAGCAGAA AAGACGGCTCCGGGGACGGCATCAGCACCGTCTCTGGCAGCAGGAAccctctgcagcccctggaCGCCTCCTCGGAGGAGCCCTTCACCACCTACTTCGACAGCAAAATCCCCATCCCCGAGGATGAGGCG CACTCGTGCTTCAGCTTCCGCAAGCTCTGGGCTTTCACCGGGCCGGGCTTCCTGATGAGTATCGCCTACCTGGACCCGGGCAACATCGAGTCGGATTTGCAGTCTGGGGCCGTCGCAGGATTTAAG ctgctgtgggtgctgctgctggcgaCGGTGATcgggctgctcctgcagcggCTGGCCGCGCGCCTCGGCGTGGTGACGGGGCTGCATCTCGCCGAGGTCTGCCACCGGCAGTACCAGAAG GTTCCGCGGATCATCCTGTGGCTCATGGTCGAGCTCGTCATCATCGGCTCCGACATGCAAGAAGTCATCGGCTCGGCGATTGCCATCAACCTCCTGTCCATGGGGAA GATCCCGCTGTGGGGCGGCGTGCTCATCACCATCGCTGACACCTTTGTGTTCCTCTTCCTGGACAAATACG GTTTGCGGAAGCTGGAGGCGTTCTTTGGCCTTCTGATCACCATCATGGCGCTGACGTTCGGATACGAG TACATCACAGTGAAACCCGACCAGAAGAAGCTGCTGAAGGGGCTCTTCGTCCCCTACTGCCAGAACTGCGGCACGCCGCAGCTGCTGCAAGCCGTGGGCATCGTGGGCGCCGTCATCATGCCCCACAACATGTACCTGCACTCTGCCCTGGTCAAG TCCCGGCAAGTGAACCGTGCAAACAAGAAGGAGGTCCAGGAGGCTAACAAGTACTTCTTCATCGAGTCCTGCATAGCCCTCTTTGTCTCCTTCATCATCAACGTCTTCGTGGTGACCGTCTTTGCCGAGGCTTTCTTTAACAAGACGAATGCGGATGTG CACGAGGTCTGCGCCAACACCAGCAGCCCCCTGTCCTCCCTCTTCCCCAACAACAACGAGACGCTGGAGGTGGACATCTACAAAGGG GGCGTCGTTTTGGGCTGTTACTTCGGCCCCGCCGCTCTCTATATCTGGGCAATCGGGATCCTCGCTGCAGGCCAGAGCTCAACCATGACGGGGACGTACTCGGGCCAGTTTGTCATGGAG ggcttccTCAATCTGCGCTGGTCCCGCTTCGCCCGGGTGCTGCTGACCCGCTCCATCGCCATCACCCCCACCCTCTTCGTGGCCATCTTTCAGGATGTCGAGCACCTGACGGGCATGAACGACTTCTTAAACGTCCTCATGAGCCTCCAG CTTCCTTTCGCTTTGATCCCGGTCCTGACGTTCACCAGCCTGCCCAGTGTCATGAATGACTTTGCCAATGGACT GTTCTGGAAGATCGGCGGCGGAGTGGTGATCCTTCTCATCTGCAGCATCAACATGTACTTCGTGGTGGCCTACGTCAGGACTCTGAACCATCTGGGTGTGTACATCGCGGCGGCGCTTCTCAGCGTGGCCTACCTGTCCTTCGTCACCTATTTG ACCTGGCTGTGCCTGATCGCTCTGGGCGTCTCCTTCCTGGCCTGCGGGAAAACG cagcagctgggcttcGCCATGCGCCCCGAGCTCTTCCTCCTCAACAACGTCGACGCGGACTCGGTCGTGGCTCGATGA